The Phenylobacterium soli genome has a segment encoding these proteins:
- a CDS encoding M24 family metallopeptidase → MARGIGGSTAQAELAELRPWPNPAPPISRQERESRLAKAQGLMAGIGADALIIGAGASLRYFTGVAWGATERLVAMVLPRSGEPVMICPRFELGSLQASLQIEAGVALWEEHESPYALAAETLAGLGAKSLAIDPALPFFAYDGLRVAAPGLMLVNGAAVVDGCRMIKSPAELALMSQAKAMTLEVHRRAARILREGVTTGEVRRFIDQAHRALGADNGSSFCAVQFGLASAYPHGLPGEQTLAKGEVVLIDTGCQVQGYNSDITRTYVFGEPSAELRRVWDVEKRAQAAAFAAVKPGVPCEAIDAVARGVLAEAGFGPDYELPGLPHRTGHGIGLSIHEAPYLVRGDRTPLQPGMCFSNEPMIVIPDAFGVRLEDHFHVTETGAAWFTEPQPDLEEPFAPRN, encoded by the coding sequence GCCCTGGCCCAATCCGGCGCCGCCGATCTCGCGCCAGGAGCGGGAGAGCCGGCTCGCCAAGGCGCAGGGGCTGATGGCGGGCATTGGCGCCGACGCCCTGATCATCGGAGCCGGCGCCTCGCTGCGCTACTTCACGGGCGTCGCCTGGGGCGCGACCGAGCGGCTGGTGGCGATGGTGCTGCCGCGCTCGGGGGAGCCGGTGATGATCTGCCCGCGGTTCGAGCTCGGCTCGCTGCAGGCGTCCCTGCAGATCGAGGCCGGCGTCGCGCTGTGGGAAGAGCACGAGAGCCCATACGCGCTGGCGGCGGAAACCTTGGCCGGACTGGGCGCGAAGAGCCTGGCGATCGATCCGGCCCTGCCCTTCTTCGCTTACGACGGCCTGCGGGTGGCCGCGCCCGGGCTGATGCTGGTGAACGGCGCCGCGGTGGTCGACGGCTGCCGGATGATCAAGTCGCCGGCCGAGCTCGCCCTGATGAGCCAGGCCAAGGCGATGACGCTGGAGGTCCACCGGCGGGCCGCGCGGATCCTGCGCGAGGGCGTCACCACCGGCGAGGTGCGCCGCTTCATCGACCAGGCGCACCGGGCGCTGGGCGCGGACAATGGCTCATCCTTCTGCGCGGTGCAGTTCGGCCTCGCCAGCGCCTATCCGCACGGCCTGCCTGGCGAGCAGACGCTGGCCAAGGGCGAGGTGGTGCTGATCGACACCGGCTGCCAGGTGCAGGGCTACAACTCCGACATCACGCGGACCTATGTCTTCGGCGAGCCGAGCGCGGAGCTGCGCCGTGTCTGGGATGTCGAGAAGCGGGCCCAGGCGGCGGCCTTCGCGGCGGTGAAGCCAGGCGTGCCGTGCGAGGCGATCGACGCGGTGGCGCGCGGCGTGCTGGCCGAGGCCGGCTTCGGGCCGGACTACGAGCTGCCCGGCCTGCCGCACCGCACCGGCCACGGCATCGGCCTGTCGATCCACGAAGCGCCCTATCTGGTCCGCGGCGACCGCACGCCGCTGCAGCCCGGCATGTGCTTCTCGAACGAGCCGATGATCGTCATCCCTGACGCCTTCGGCGTGCGGCTGGAAGACCACTTCCACGTGACCGAGACCGGCGCGGCCTGGTTCACCGAACCGCAGCCCGACCTGGAAGAGCCGTTCGCGCCCCGAAACTGA
- a CDS encoding SDR family NAD(P)-dependent oxidoreductase yields the protein MAGRIYAITGAFGALGRAVAEAAAAEGARLALIDFAPKAPDGLPKDALVLAGVDLTDAVSAGAAMDAIADRFGGLDALFNIAGGFRWETLEGGSYESWPALYRMNVLTAANAARAAIPHLKRSASGRIVNVGANAALKAAAGMGPYAASKAGVHALTQSLAEELKSDGVTVNAVLPSILDTPTNRADMPKADVSAWVAPADLAAVMLFLASEAGKAVTGALVPVTGRV from the coding sequence ATGGCCGGTCGCATCTACGCCATCACCGGAGCCTTCGGCGCGCTCGGCCGAGCCGTCGCCGAAGCCGCCGCCGCCGAGGGCGCGCGCCTCGCCCTCATCGACTTCGCGCCAAAGGCGCCGGACGGCCTGCCCAAGGACGCCCTGGTGTTGGCCGGCGTCGACCTCACCGACGCGGTCTCGGCGGGCGCGGCGATGGACGCCATCGCCGACCGCTTCGGCGGCCTCGACGCCCTCTTCAACATCGCCGGCGGCTTCCGGTGGGAGACGCTGGAGGGAGGGTCCTACGAGAGCTGGCCCGCGCTCTACCGGATGAACGTCCTGACCGCGGCCAACGCCGCCCGCGCCGCCATCCCGCACCTGAAGCGCAGCGCCTCCGGCCGCATCGTCAACGTCGGCGCCAACGCGGCGCTGAAGGCCGCCGCCGGCATGGGCCCCTATGCGGCGTCCAAGGCCGGCGTCCACGCGCTCACCCAGTCCCTGGCCGAGGAGCTGAAGTCCGACGGCGTGACGGTCAACGCGGTCCTGCCCTCGATCCTCGACACGCCGACCAACCGCGCCGACATGCCCAAGGCGGACGTCTCGGCCTGGGTCGCGCCGGCCGACCTCGCCGCGGTGATGCTCTTCCTGGCCTCCGAGGCGGGGAAGGCGGTCACCGGCGCCCTCGTGCCGGTCACCGGCCGGGTCTGA
- a CDS encoding acetyl-CoA C-acetyltransferase: MAEAYIVAAARTAGGRKGGRLREWHPADLAAVVLNDLVDRTGMDPSRIEDVIMGCVGQVGEQSTNIARNAVLASKLPESVPATSVDRQCGSSQQALQFAAQAVMSGTMDVVIASGVESMTRVPMGLAVVLPAKEGFGVPKSPRQEERYPGIQFSQFMGAEMVAEKYGLTKDQLDEFGYTSHQRGIAATQAGAFKDEIVAVDGKDAEGNTVRHDVDEGIRFDVSLEGMKGVKLLREGGRITAATSSQICDGASGVMVVSEKALKEFNLTPLARVHHMSVMGHDPVIMLEAPIPATARALQKAGMKIDDIDLFEVNEAFASVPVAFAQHLNADPARINVNGGAIALGHPLGASGTKLMSTLLYALKKRGKRYGLQTMCEGGGLANVTIVEAL, encoded by the coding sequence ATGGCCGAGGCCTATATCGTCGCCGCCGCCCGCACCGCCGGCGGTCGCAAGGGTGGACGTCTTCGTGAATGGCACCCGGCCGACCTGGCCGCGGTGGTCCTCAACGACCTCGTGGACCGCACCGGCATGGATCCGAGCCGGATCGAGGACGTGATCATGGGCTGCGTGGGCCAGGTGGGCGAGCAGTCCACCAACATCGCCCGCAACGCGGTCCTCGCGTCGAAGCTGCCGGAATCGGTGCCGGCCACCTCGGTCGACCGCCAGTGCGGCTCCTCGCAGCAGGCGCTGCAGTTCGCGGCCCAGGCCGTGATGAGCGGCACCATGGACGTGGTCATCGCCTCGGGCGTCGAGAGCATGACCCGCGTGCCGATGGGCCTCGCCGTCGTGCTGCCGGCCAAGGAAGGCTTCGGCGTTCCGAAGAGCCCGCGCCAGGAAGAGCGCTATCCGGGCATCCAGTTCAGCCAGTTCATGGGCGCCGAGATGGTCGCCGAGAAGTACGGCCTGACCAAGGACCAGCTCGACGAGTTCGGCTACACCTCGCACCAGCGCGGCATCGCGGCCACCCAGGCCGGCGCCTTCAAGGACGAGATCGTCGCCGTCGACGGCAAGGACGCCGAGGGTAACACCGTCCGCCACGACGTGGACGAGGGCATCCGCTTCGACGTCTCGCTCGAGGGCATGAAGGGCGTGAAGCTGCTGCGCGAAGGCGGCCGCATCACCGCCGCCACCTCCAGCCAGATCTGCGACGGCGCCTCGGGCGTGATGGTCGTGTCGGAGAAGGCGCTGAAGGAGTTCAACCTGACGCCGCTGGCCCGCGTCCACCACATGTCGGTGATGGGCCATGACCCGGTGATCATGCTGGAAGCCCCGATCCCGGCCACCGCCCGCGCCCTGCAGAAGGCCGGCATGAAGATCGACGACATCGACCTCTTCGAGGTCAACGAGGCCTTCGCCTCGGTGCCGGTCGCCTTCGCCCAGCACCTGAACGCCGACCCGGCCCGCATCAACGTCAACGGCGGCGCGATCGCCCTTGGCCACCCGCTCGGCGCCTCCGGCACCAAGCTGATGTCGACCCTGCTCTACGCGCTCAAGAAGCGCGGCAAGCGCTACGGCCTGCAGACCATGTGCGAAGGCGGCGGTCTCGCCAACGTGACCATCGTCGAAGCGCTGTAA
- a CDS encoding GAF domain-containing protein — protein MAEAFNDLTLTGSKGERYAAVAEEIASVLEGEPNRTARMATVCSMLAATFDHYFWTGFYVVDPDKPRELVVGPYQGTLGCLRIAFGRGVCGTAAETGRTQLVEDVHAFPGHIACDSRSASEVVVPVRDATGALIAVFDVDSEAPAAFDATDAEWLERILKQVFG, from the coding sequence ATGGCCGAAGCCTTCAACGACCTGACCCTGACCGGCTCCAAGGGCGAGCGCTACGCCGCGGTGGCCGAGGAGATCGCCTCCGTGCTGGAGGGCGAGCCCAATCGCACGGCGCGCATGGCGACCGTGTGCTCCATGCTGGCCGCCACCTTCGACCACTATTTTTGGACCGGGTTCTATGTGGTCGATCCGGACAAGCCGCGCGAGCTGGTGGTCGGCCCCTACCAGGGCACCCTCGGCTGCCTGCGCATCGCCTTCGGCCGCGGCGTCTGCGGGACCGCCGCCGAGACGGGCCGCACCCAACTCGTCGAGGACGTACATGCCTTCCCCGGCCACATCGCCTGCGACAGCCGTTCGGCCAGCGAGGTCGTCGTGCCGGTGCGCGATGCGACCGGCGCACTGATCGCCGTCTTCGATGTGGACTCCGAGGCTCCGGCGGCGTTCGACGCCACCGACGCCGAATGGCTCGAACGCATCCTAAAACAGGTGTTTGGGTGA